CGATCGGCACGCTGTCCGGCGGCGAGCGGCAGTCGGTCGCGATCGCCCGGGCGGTGTACTTCGGCGCGAGGGTGCTGATCCTGGACGAACCCACCGCCGCCCTCGGGGTGAAGCAGTCCGGGGTCGTGCTGAAGTACGTCGCCGCCGCCCGGGACGACGGGCTCGGCGTGGTGTTCATCACCCACAACCCGCACCACGCCTATCTCGTCGGCGACCGCTTCGTGTTGTTGAAGCGGGGCAGGATGGCTGGGAGTCACGCGCGGGCGGACCTGGGCGTCGCCGACCTCACCCGGGAGATGGCCGGCGGTGCCGAGCTGGAGGCGCTGAGCCACGAGCTCGACGAGAGGTGACGAAGCAACACAGCAAGAACAGCAACACGGCAAGACCGCAACACGGCAACACCGCAACATCACGAGATACGCAACAAGGAGTTGACACGTATGGACCTGGGACCTCTGACCGGCAGGGTGGCCGGTGCGCCCATTTCCTGGGGAGTGTGCGAGGCGCCGGGCTGGGGCCACGAGCTGCCGGCCTCGCTGGTGCTCGCGCAGATGGCCGAGCTCGGGCTGGCGGCGACCGAACTCGGTCCCACCGGCTACCTCGGCGCGGACACCGACGCGGTCCGGGCCACACTGGACACGCACGGGCTGAGTCTGGTCGGCGGGTTTCTGCCGGTGACCCTGCACGTCGGCGCCGAGGTCGACCTGACCGAGGCGGACGCGGCGATCCGTACCCTCGCCGCCGCCGGGTCGCAGGTCGTGGTGCTCGCCGCGGACGCGGGGCCGGCGGGCTATGACAGCAAGGTCGTCCTCGACGAGGACCAGTGGGCCCACCTGGTGCACAACCTCGACCGGGTGCGGGCCCTGGTCACCGAGCTGGGAATGCGCACCACACTGCACCCGCACGTGGGGACGGCGATCGAGTCCGCCGAGTCCGTACGCCAGTTGCTGGCGCGCTCCGACGTTCCGTTGTGCCTGGACACCGGCCACCTCGCGGTCGGCGGGGCGGACCCGCTGGAGCTGGCGAAGTCCGCGCCGGAGCGGGTGGGACACGTGCACCTGAAGGACGTCCGCAACGAGGTCGCGGCGGAGTTCAACGCGGGCGCCTTCAGCTGGGTGGACGCGGTCCGCCGCGGGTTGTTCGCCCCGCTGGGCGACGGCGACCTGGACATCGCCGGCGTGGTGGTCGAGCTGGAGCGGGCGGGATTCACCGGGTGGTACGTCCTCGAGCAGGACACCGCGCTGGGCGGCGCTCCCGCAGTCGGCGAGGGTCCGGTCAACGACGTCCGCCGCAGCATCGAGTACCTCCGGGACACGGTCGTTCCGGCACTCGGTGCGGAGGTGAACGACCGTGGCTGAGCGAGGACTCGAACGAGAACTCCGCGTCGGCGTGATCGGCACCGGGATCATGGGCGCGGACCACGTACGCACGATCGACACCTCCGTCGCGGGTGCCCGGGTGAGCGCGGTCACCGACCTGGACGCCGAGCGGGCGCGGGCCGCGATCGCCGGGATCGACGGTGCGCGCGTGCTGTCCGACCCCTTCGACCTGGTGGCCGACGACGAGGTGGACGCGGTGCTCGTCGCCTCCGCCGACGCGACGCACGAGGAGCTGGTCCTCGCCTGTGTGCGGGCGGGCAAGCCGGTGCTCTGCGAGAAGCCGCTCACGCCGGCGCCGGAAGGGTCCCTGCGGATCGTGGAGGCGGAGGAGAAGGCCGAACGCCGGCTGGTGAGCGTGGGCTTCATGCGCCGTTACGACCCGGGTTACGTCGATGTCAAGGAGAGCTTGCGGGAGGGCGTGGTGGGCGCCCCGCTGCTGGCGCACTGCGTTCACCGCAACGCCTCGTCCAGGCCGAACACCCCGAGCTCCGGGCTGATCACCGGCTCGGCCGTGCACGAGTTCGACGTCCTGCGCTGGCTGCTGGACGAGGAGATCACCCAGGTCACGGTGTTCCGGCCGCGCTCGTCGTCGCGGGTCGTCGGGGACACCACCGACCCGCTGCTGGTGCTGGTCGGCACCGAAAGCGGGCTGCTGGCCGACGTGGAGGTGTTCGTCAACGCGCAGTACGGCTACGACGTGCGCTGCGAGCTGGTCGGTGAGCTCGGGTCGCTGTACCTCGACGAGCCGGTCCGGGTGCGCCGCCGGACCGAGCGCGCCCGGACCACCACGGTGTCGCTGGACTGGCGGGACCGTTTCGCCGAGGCCTACCGGCGCGAGCTGCAGGACTGGGTGAGCGGCGCGGCGGCCGGTGAGCAGCGCGGTGCCGACGCCTGGGACGGCTACGTCGCCACGGTGACGGCTGCCGCCGGAGTGGCGGCGCTGGACAGGCCGGGCACCCCGGTGCCGGTGGAGCTGCCGCCACGGCCGGAGCTGTACGCCCGGCGCTGAGCCGGACGGTTGTGCACCCGACGGGTTGTGCGCCGCCGGGCCGGGTGCCCGCCGGCGCACAACCCCGGTCGTTCAGGCCGACTGCCGGTCGCCTGCAGGCACCAGCGCACGCGCGGGCTCTGCCCGGCGGAGGCGCCGACGGCGGCGCAGGTGGCGGACCCCCTCGACCAGCGCGGTGACCCCGAGCGCGAGGCCGACGCCGAGCACCACACCCTTGATCGGGTCGTTCTCGAACGCCATCCCGCCGACGTACCCGACCAGTACGGAGTAGACCGCCCACGACCCCGCCGCGAGGATGTCGAAGCGGGTGAACCGGCGGCGGGAGTAGCCGAGCGCGCCCATGGTGACGGTGACCGCGGTCCGCCCGCCGGGCACGTACCTCGCCACCACCAGCACCAGGCCGCCGCGTTCGGCGAGCGCCTCGGCGGCCCGGTCGAACGCCCTGCGCTGCCTGCTGCCCGGCCGGGCCCGGGCGAGCAGCCGGCCGCCGGCGCCGCGGCCGATGGCGTAGGAGATGTGGTCTCCCACGAATGCTCCGGCGGCGGCCGCGAGTATGACCAGGGCGAGGTTCGGCGAGCCGCTCGACGCGGCGAACACCCCCGCGGTGATCACCACGCTCTCGCTCGGAACCGCGGGCAGGAACGCGTCCGTGGCGGCGAGCAGGAACAGCGCCAGGTAGATCCACGGCGAGCTCATCACGTCGTGGACCACCTGCAGGATCGACTCGGTCACGGCTGGTCCCGTCCGTCGGTGGCGCTGCCGGCGGTGGTGCCCGTGCCGGCGGTGGTGCCCGAGCCGGGGCTGGGAATGGATCCGGTGTCGGGGCCGATAGTTGGCCCGGTGCTGGGGCCAGTCGTGGACCTCATGCGGTCGACCCTCTCGAACGCGGACCCGGCAGGAATCGGCCTGTGGTCGAGTGCGGCCTCATCCTTAGGTAGTGGGTGCGCTGACGATCGGCCGAGGGCTCACCCGGAGAGTCCGTCCTACCCTGTCGAGGTGGACAGGACCGAGGTGGTCGGCGAGCGGGTGCAGCGCTGGGTGGCCCGTGCGTACGACCGGAGCGCGCCGTGGCTGCTCGGTGCCGCGGTGTTCGGGCAGTCGATCGCGACGGTGCGCGACTGGACCGCGCCGGTGGTGCTCGTCCTGACCTCACTGACGGCAGTGGCCGCCGGGGTGGCCAGACGGAGCAGGTGGCCGTTGTTCACCACGACGGCGGCCGGGGTGCTCCTGCTCGGCCTGTGGCCGGGCCTGCTGGTCTCCGCCTACTACGCCGGAACCACCCTGCGCCGGCGTCGTGAGCTCGCGGCGTTCCTGGGCGGATGCCTCGCCGTGATCCTTCCGGCGTACACCTTCTTCACCGACCTCGGGGTGCACATGGTGGGGTGCAGTCAACCCTGCCTTGGCACCGGCGCGCAGCTGGACGGCCTTGCCAACAAGGGCTCCGCGCTGCTGTTCATCGGCATGGGCCTGGTGGTGGGGCTGTGGGTGCGGGCACGCCGCGACGTGCTCGCCGGCCTGCACGAGCGTGCCGAACGCCTGGAACGCGAACAGGCTGCCCGGGCCGAGCAGGCACGCGGGCAGGAGCGGGCCCGGATCGCCCGGGAGATGCACGACGTGGTGGCCCACCGGGTGTCGTTGATGGTCCTGCACGCGGGTGCGCTCGAGGTGAACGCACCGGACGAGCGGACGGCCCGGGCCGCCGAACTGATCCGGGGCACCGGGCGGGATGCGCTGGAGAACCTGCGGGAGGTGCTCGGGGTGCTACGCGCGCCGGCCGGTGCGCCGGCTCCGCTCACACCGCAACCCGGCCTTGACGACGTGGCCGGGCTGGTCGCGCAGTCGCGGGCGGCGGGCGTCGAGGTCACCCGCCGGGACGAGGGCACGCCGAGGGAGCTGCCGGCGATGGTGGGGAGTACGGCCTACCGGATCGTGCAGGAGGGGCTGACCAACGTGCACAAGCACGCGCCGGGGGCGCCGGTCGAGGTCGTGGTCGGCTACGGCCCCGAGGAGGTGTCGGTGACGGTTCGCAACGAGGCGCCGACCCGGCAGGCGACCGGGCCGGGCGGCGGTTTCGGGCTGGTCGGTCTGCGCGAGCGCGTTCACCTGCTGGGCGGTGAGTTCCGGGCCGGCCCGACCGCACGAGGCGGCTTCGAGGTCGTCGCCGTGCTGCCCGCGCGCACCTCCCGTTCCGGCACCGAGACGGCCGGTACCCAGACGGCCGGCACCGAGACGGCCGGCACCGACCTGCCGTACGCAGCACACGACAGGGGAGCGGCGACATGATCCGTGTTCTGGTGGTGGACGACGAGGCGCTGGTCCGGTCCGGACTGCGGATGATCCTGGAGGCCGCCGACGACGTGGTGGTCGTGGCGGAGGCCAGGGACGGCCGGGACGCGATCGCCGCGGTGAGCAGGCACCGGCCCGACGTGGTGCTGATGGACGTACGCATGCCGGAGCTGGACGGCGTACGGGCCGCGGCGGAGATCGGGCGCGCCCCGGCCCCGTCGAAGGTGATCATGCTGACCACCTTCGACCTGGACGAGTACGTCCACGCCGCGCTGCGCGCGGGCGCGGTCGGCTTCCTGCTCAAGGACACCCCGCCGCGTGACCTGGTGGCCGCGGTCCGGACCGTCGCCGCCGGCAACGCGATGCTGGCGCCGGAAGTGACCAAACGGCTGATCAGTTCCTTTGCCGACCGCGGTCCCAGCCGGGCGGAGGCGGCCCGGGAAAGGCTGCGGGTGCTGACCGGCCGCGAGCACGAGGTCGTTCGCACCATCGCCCGTGGCCTGTCGAACGCCGAGATCGGCCGGGAGCTGGCGATGAGCGAGGCGACCGTGAAGGCACATGTCAGCAGGTCGCTGGCCAAGCTCAGCCTGGACAACCGCGTGCAGGCCGCGATCCTGGTGCACGAAGCCGACCTGGCCTGACCTGACCTGACCCGAGCCGCGCGCTTTGCCGTAGCCGGGTCGGCTACGGTCGACCGGTGACGACGGTGCGGCTGATGACCTACAACGTGCACGGCCTGCGGGACGACCTGTCCGCCCTGACGGCGGTCGTCGAAGACCTCCGGCCAGACGTCCTTGTCGTGCAGGAGGCGCCGAAGCTGCTGCGCTGGCGCTCCCGGTGTGCGGGGTTCGCCCGGGCCGCCGGCCTGCTTTACGTCGCGGGCGGTCGTACGGCGGGCGGCAACCTGCTGCTGGCCCACCAGCGGACCGTCGTACACGGCCATGCCGAGGAACGCATCCCGCAACGGCTCCGCGACCCGATCCGTGGCGTGGTGTCGGCGACGCTCGGTGTGGGCGGGAGGAAGTTCGGCGTGGTGGGCGTGCATCTGAGCCTGTCCGCGGCCGGCCGGGTGCGCGACGTCGACCGGGTGCTGGCGACGGTCCGGTCGTTCGGCGACCTGCCGGTCCTGGTGGCCGGCGACCTGAACGAACACCCCGGCGGGCCGAGCTGGCGCGCGCTCACCGGAGCCGGACTGCAGGATGTGGCCGGCGACGGAGCCCACACCTTCCCGGCGGGCGAACCCCGGGCCCGCATCGACGCCGTGTTCGTCTCGTCCGGGGGAGGAGTGCGCGGCCGGGCCGTCGACCTGCCGGCCGACGACGAGAGCCGCGCCCGGCTGGCCCGTGCCTCCGACCACCGGCCGGTTGTGGTGGACGTCGAGCTGGGCACCGATCTGGGCACCGACCCGGGCACTGACCTGGGCACCGGTTGACCGCCGTCGGGGTGCACCCGGAGGATTCGAAGGTCGTGCACTCGGCCTGGCCCCAGACGCCGACAGCACACAACCAGGACGGAGCTGCATGAGCCGTACGAGTCACACCAGCCACGTGAGTCCACCCGACCTGGGCGGGAAGCACCCGCTCGCCCGGCGCCGGCTCGGCTCGACCGGGCTGGAGGTGACGCCGATCTGTCTGGGCTGCGGCGTGCTGGGCGGAATGCCGGGGATCTTCGGGTACGACGTGGCGGCCGAGCGCGGCGTCGCGACCGTACGTGCGGCGCTGGCGAGCCCGCTCAACTTCCTCGACACCTCGGCCGGCTACAGCGACGGCGAGAGCGAACGCCGGGTGGGCGCGGCGATCGCCGAGCAGGGTGGGCTGCCGCCCGGTTTCGTACTGGCCACCAAGGTCGACCCCGACCCGAGGACCGGTGACTACTCCGGTGACCAGGTGCGGCGCAGCGCCGAGCAGAGCCTGGAACGCCTGGGCCTGGACAGCTTCGACCTGCTCTACCTGCACGACCCGGAGGTGATCGGCTTCGAGGCGGCGACGGCCTCCGGCGGGGCGGTGGAGGGGCTGATCGACCTTGCGGAGCAGGGCATCGCCCGGCACCTCGGCGTGGCCGGCGGACCTGTGGACCTGCTGGGCCGGTTCGTGGACACCGGTGCGTTCGAGGTGGTGCTCACCCACAACCGCTACACGCTGGTGGACCAGTCCGCCCGCGGCCTGCTCGAGCAGGCAAGGGCCGCCGGGGTGGCGGTCGTCAACGCCGCGCCGTTCGGCGGCGGCCTGCTGGCCAAGGGACCCGGCGCCCTGCGCACGTACGCCTACAGCGAGGCCGACGCCGGCCTGCTGGCCCGGGTGCGCGCCATGGCCGACACCTGTGCGGCGTACGACGTGCCACTCGGCGCGGCGGCCCTGCAGTACTCCCTGCGGCAACCACTGATCACCTCCACGGTGGTCGGCATCTCCGCGCCGGAACGCGTGGACCAGACCCTCGCCTGGGCGACCTGGCCGATCCCGGACGAGCTGTGGGCGTCCCTGCAGATCCTGGCCGAGAGCGGGAACGACCCCGGCAGCGACGAGGAAGGCAGATCATGACCGAC
This Actinopolymorpha cephalotaxi DNA region includes the following protein-coding sequences:
- a CDS encoding TIM barrel protein, which codes for MDLGPLTGRVAGAPISWGVCEAPGWGHELPASLVLAQMAELGLAATELGPTGYLGADTDAVRATLDTHGLSLVGGFLPVTLHVGAEVDLTEADAAIRTLAAAGSQVVVLAADAGPAGYDSKVVLDEDQWAHLVHNLDRVRALVTELGMRTTLHPHVGTAIESAESVRQLLARSDVPLCLDTGHLAVGGADPLELAKSAPERVGHVHLKDVRNEVAAEFNAGAFSWVDAVRRGLFAPLGDGDLDIAGVVVELERAGFTGWYVLEQDTALGGAPAVGEGPVNDVRRSIEYLRDTVVPALGAEVNDRG
- a CDS encoding Gfo/Idh/MocA family protein, which encodes MAERGLERELRVGVIGTGIMGADHVRTIDTSVAGARVSAVTDLDAERARAAIAGIDGARVLSDPFDLVADDEVDAVLVASADATHEELVLACVRAGKPVLCEKPLTPAPEGSLRIVEAEEKAERRLVSVGFMRRYDPGYVDVKESLREGVVGAPLLAHCVHRNASSRPNTPSSGLITGSAVHEFDVLRWLLDEEITQVTVFRPRSSSRVVGDTTDPLLVLVGTESGLLADVEVFVNAQYGYDVRCELVGELGSLYLDEPVRVRRRTERARTTTVSLDWRDRFAEAYRRELQDWVSGAAAGEQRGADAWDGYVATVTAAAGVAALDRPGTPVPVELPPRPELYARR
- a CDS encoding DedA family protein, whose protein sequence is MTESILQVVHDVMSSPWIYLALFLLAATDAFLPAVPSESVVITAGVFAASSGSPNLALVILAAAAGAFVGDHISYAIGRGAGGRLLARARPGSRQRRAFDRAAEALAERGGLVLVVARYVPGGRTAVTVTMGALGYSRRRFTRFDILAAGSWAVYSVLVGYVGGMAFENDPIKGVVLGVGLALGVTALVEGVRHLRRRRRLRRAEPARALVPAGDRQSA
- a CDS encoding sensor histidine kinase — protein: MDRTEVVGERVQRWVARAYDRSAPWLLGAAVFGQSIATVRDWTAPVVLVLTSLTAVAAGVARRSRWPLFTTTAAGVLLLGLWPGLLVSAYYAGTTLRRRRELAAFLGGCLAVILPAYTFFTDLGVHMVGCSQPCLGTGAQLDGLANKGSALLFIGMGLVVGLWVRARRDVLAGLHERAERLEREQAARAEQARGQERARIAREMHDVVAHRVSLMVLHAGALEVNAPDERTARAAELIRGTGRDALENLREVLGVLRAPAGAPAPLTPQPGLDDVAGLVAQSRAAGVEVTRRDEGTPRELPAMVGSTAYRIVQEGLTNVHKHAPGAPVEVVVGYGPEEVSVTVRNEAPTRQATGPGGGFGLVGLRERVHLLGGEFRAGPTARGGFEVVAVLPARTSRSGTETAGTQTAGTETAGTDLPYAAHDRGAAT
- a CDS encoding response regulator, translated to MIRVLVVDDEALVRSGLRMILEAADDVVVVAEARDGRDAIAAVSRHRPDVVLMDVRMPELDGVRAAAEIGRAPAPSKVIMLTTFDLDEYVHAALRAGAVGFLLKDTPPRDLVAAVRTVAAGNAMLAPEVTKRLISSFADRGPSRAEAARERLRVLTGREHEVVRTIARGLSNAEIGRELAMSEATVKAHVSRSLAKLSLDNRVQAAILVHEADLA
- a CDS encoding endonuclease/exonuclease/phosphatase family protein, which produces MTTVRLMTYNVHGLRDDLSALTAVVEDLRPDVLVVQEAPKLLRWRSRCAGFARAAGLLYVAGGRTAGGNLLLAHQRTVVHGHAEERIPQRLRDPIRGVVSATLGVGGRKFGVVGVHLSLSAAGRVRDVDRVLATVRSFGDLPVLVAGDLNEHPGGPSWRALTGAGLQDVAGDGAHTFPAGEPRARIDAVFVSSGGGVRGRAVDLPADDESRARLARASDHRPVVVDVELGTDLGTDPGTDLGTG
- a CDS encoding aldo/keto reductase, with amino-acid sequence MSRTSHTSHVSPPDLGGKHPLARRRLGSTGLEVTPICLGCGVLGGMPGIFGYDVAAERGVATVRAALASPLNFLDTSAGYSDGESERRVGAAIAEQGGLPPGFVLATKVDPDPRTGDYSGDQVRRSAEQSLERLGLDSFDLLYLHDPEVIGFEAATASGGAVEGLIDLAEQGIARHLGVAGGPVDLLGRFVDTGAFEVVLTHNRYTLVDQSARGLLEQARAAGVAVVNAAPFGGGLLAKGPGALRTYAYSEADAGLLARVRAMADTCAAYDVPLGAAALQYSLRQPLITSTVVGISAPERVDQTLAWATWPIPDELWASLQILAESGNDPGSDEEGRS